From a region of the Panicum virgatum strain AP13 chromosome 2K, P.virgatum_v5, whole genome shotgun sequence genome:
- the LOC120678281 gene encoding protein ALTERED XYLOGLUCAN 4-like: MGASTPRHHSSSSSLPRSLLAKRIVTFALYALIPLALLHYLVSLPSPAHPTAAAAAAATATSSSPSPPAGPRVAAVKEKAAAGSKRTRAAPRCDYSDGAWVRSAAAPLYNGTSCGGTIKAGQNCEAHGRPDTGYLRWRWRPRGCALPPFDPAEFLRLVRGRHVAFVGDSLARNQCESLVCLLSSAFPARLVRGAGGGDGDGDGDELRKFRRWAFPSHDATVSVFWSPFLVNGTEKAKGGAAGLDHNRLFLDQPDERWAAEIPGIDVVVLSAGHWFLHPAMFYDRGAAVGCHHCPEPNRTETGFFGAFRLAVRGALREVVLRGARAQQQRERRPKLAVLTTFSPAHFEGEWDSPAACARTEPYAPGEREVGYMDGEMLRAEAEEAAAAAADARARGAGVTVEALRVTRMAALRADGHPGAYMHPFPFAGGARERVPNDCVHWCLPGPIDTWNEILLQLVKRWADGAGADAESSSSPP; this comes from the coding sequence ATGGGCGCCTCCACTCCCCGCCACCATTCCAGCAGCTCGTCCCTCCCGCGATCTCTCCTCGCCAAGCGGATCGTCACCTTCGCGCTCTACGCCCTCATCCCGCTCGCCCTCCTCCACTACCTCGTCTCCCTCCCTTCTCCTGCCCATCcgaccgctgccgctgccgccgccgccaccgccacctcctcctccccatcaccgccggcgGGGCCCAGAGTCGCCGCGGTTAAGGAGAAGGCGGCCGCGGGATCCAAAAGgacgcgcgcggcgccgcggtGCGACTACTCGGATGGGGCGTGGgtgcggagcgcggcggcgccgctgtaCAACGGGACGAGCTGCGGCGGGACGATCAAGGCCGGGCAGAACTGCGAGGCGCACGGGCGGCCCGACACGGGGTACCTCCGCTGGCGGTGGCGCCCGCGCGGGTGCGCGCTCCCGCCCTTCGACCCGGCCGAGTTCCTGCGCCTCGTCCGCGGCCGCCACGTCGCCTTCGTGGGCGACTCCCTGGCGCGGAACCAGTGCGAGTCCCTCGTCTGCCTGCTCAGCTCGGCGTTCCCGGCGCGCCTCgtccgcggcgcgggcggcggcgacggggacggggacggcgaCGAGCTCCGCAAGTTCCGGCGCTGGGCGTTCCCGTCGCACGACGCCACGGTGTCCGTGTTCTGGTCCCCGTTCCTGGTGAACGGCACGGAGAAGGCCAAggggggcgcggcggggctggACCACAACCGGCTCTTCCTGGACCAGCCCGACGAGCGGTGGGCGGCGGAGATCCCCGGCATCGACGTGGTGGTTCTGTCCGCGGGGCACTGGTTCCTGCACCCGGCCATGTTCTACGACCGCGGCGCCGCGGTCGGGTGCCACCACTGCCCGGAGCCCAACCGCACGGAGACGGGCTTCTTCGGCGCGTTCCGGCTCGCCGTCCGCGGCGCGCTCCGCGAGGTCGTCCTCCGCGGCGCCAGGGCCCAGCAGCAGCGGGAACGCCGCCCGAAGCTGGCCGTGCTGACGACGTTCTCGCCGGCGCACTTCGAGGGGGAGTGGGACAGCCCGGCCGCGTGCGCGCGCACGGAGCCGTACGCGCCCGGGGAGCGGGAGGTGGGGTACATGGACGGCGAGATGCTCCgcgccgaggcggaggaggccgcggcggcggccgcggacgcGAGGGCGCGCGGAGCGGGCGTGACGGTGGAGGCGCTGCGGGTGACGCGGATGGCGGCGCTGCGCGCGGACGGGCACCCGGGCGCGTACATGCACCCGTTCCcgttcgccggcggcgcgagggagCGCGTGCCCAACGACTGCGTGCACTGGTGCCTGCCCGGGCCCATCGACACGTGGAACGAGATCCTGCTGCAGCTCGTCAAGCGCTgggccgacggcgccggcgccgacgccgagtcgtcgtcctcgccgccgtga
- the LOC120678322 gene encoding protein ALTERED XYLOGLUCAN 4-like yields the protein MAGSIPMAASTAWEKLSHHFASSSLLTKRAVALALYALIPLALLHYLLTLPPPLPPPPAAAAAAAPSSPSPSRRANASAAASPPPEECDYSDGEWVRTAAGPRYSGASCGETIKAGQNCAAHGRPDTGYLRWRWRPRGCALPPFDPAGFLGAVRGRHLAFVGDSLARNQCESLVCLLASAFPARLVRGAGGGDGDGDGDELRKFRRWAFPSHNATVSVFWSPFLVNGTERPKTPPPAAAGGLYHNRIYFDQPDERWAAEAPSFDVVVLSSGQWYLNPAMFYDRGAFIGCHRCPEGNRTETGFFGVFRLAVRNALRELIARVASSASSSSSPARPRLAVVTTFSPAHFEGEWDSPTSCARTEPYARGEREPLYMDEEMLRAGVEEAAAAGADATARGAGLAVEALQVTRLAAMRPDGHPGLYTRAFPLAGGARERMPNDCVHWCLPGPIDTWNEILLQVVKRWADSADAGAASAAPSN from the coding sequence ATGGCCGGATCGATCCCCATGGCCGCATCCACTGCTTGGGAGAAGCTCAGCCACCATTTCGCCTCCTCTTCCCTCCTCACCAAGCGCGCCGTCGCCTTGGCGCTCTACGCGCTCAttcccctcgccctcctccacTACCTCCTcacccttcctcctcctctgccccctcctcccgccgccgccgccgccgccgccccctcctccccgtcgccgtcgcgccggGCGAATGCCTCCGCTGCTGCATCGCCACCACCGGAGGAGTGCGACTACTCGGACGGGGAGTGGGTGCGTACCGCGGCGGGGCCGCGGTACAGCGGGGCGAGCTGCGGCGAGACCATCAAGGCCGGCCAGAACTgcgcggcgcacgggcggcccGACACGGGGTACCTCCGCTGGCGGTGGCGCCCGCGCGGGTGCGCGCTGCCGCCCTTCGACCCCGCGGGGTTCCTCGGCGCGGTGCGCGGCCGGCACCTGGCCTTCGTGGGGGACTCGCTCGCGCGGAACCAGTGCGAGTCCCTCGTCTGCCTGCTCGCCTCCGCGTTCCCGGCCCGGCTcgtgcgcggcgccggcggcggcgacggggacggcgacggcgacgagctcCGCAAGTTCCGGCGCTGGGCGTTTCCGTCGCACAACGCCACCGTGTCGGTGTTCTGGTCCCCGTTCCTGGTGAACGGCACGGAGAGGCccaagacgccgccgccggctgcggcgggcgGGCTGTACCACAACCGGATCTACTTCGACCAGCCCGACGAGCGGTGGGCGGCGGAGGCCCCGAGCTTCGACGTGGTGGTGCTCTCGTCGGGGCAGTGGTACCTGAACCCGGCCATGTTCTACGACCGCGGCGCCTTCATCGGGTGCCACCGCTGCCCGGAGGGCAACCGCACGGAGACGGGCTTCTTCGGCGTGTTCCGCCTCGCCGTCCGGAACGCGCTCCGCGAGCTCATCGCCCGCGTCGCTTCctccgcttcctcctcctcgtcgcccgCCCGCCCCCGGCTGGCCGTGGTGACGACCTTCTCGCCGGCGCACTTCGAGGGGGAGTGGGACAGCCCGACGTCGTGCGCGCGCACGGAGCCGTACGCGCGCGGGGAGCGGGAGCCGCTGTACATGGACGAGGAGATGCTGCGCGCCGGggtggaggaggccgcggcggcgggcgccgacGCGACGGCGCGTGGGGCGGGCCtggccgtggaggcgctgcaggTGACGCGGCTGGCGGCGATGCGCCCGGACGGGCACCCGGGCCTGTACACGCGGGCGttcccgctcgccggcggcgccagggAGCGCATGCCCAACGACTGCGTGCACTGGTGCCTGCCCGGGCCCATCGACACATGGAACGAGATCCTGCTGCAGGTTGTCAAGCGATGGGCCGAcagcgccgacgccggcgcggcgtcggcaGCGCCGTCAAACTAG
- the LOC120678332 gene encoding uncharacterized protein LOC120678332: MAQGCPSAPAASTTPPGTPRGPAPPPPSSSTGAVGFHYAVELYFDPALENQVLKAWNALARRHLGTRLIDAAARPHLPLLHLPAAALPPPGTGAAGDPLLRLGPSLRALASRLDPLPLALSSLAALPASAAASPNDNVLFLAPTPSAALLGLHAQLCELLRKDAGVEVPDAFRPDHWVPRCAVAVDVPRGRMAEAFCVLRELKLLPVSGYGMDIALVEVGNAVRELVSYPLGGSGGAGAD; encoded by the coding sequence ATGGCGCAAGGCTGCCCCTcggcccccgccgcctccacgacTCCCCCGGGCACGCCCCggggccccgcgccgcccccgccctcctcctccaccggggCGGTCGGGTTCCACTACGCGGTGGAGCTCTACTTCGACCCGGCGCTGGAGAACCAGGTGCTCAAGGCGTGGAACGCGCTGGCGCGGCGGCACCTCGGCACCCGCCtcatcgacgccgccgcccgcccgcaccTCCCGCTGCtccacctccccgccgccgcgctcccgccgccagggaccggcgccgccggggaccCGCTCCTCCGCCTCGGGCCCTCGCTCCGGGCGCTCGCGTCCCGCCTCGACCCGCTCCCGCTCGCGCTCTCCTCGCTCGCCGCGctcccggcctccgccgccgcctccccgaaCGACAACGTGCTCTTCCTCGCGCCCACGCCCTCCGCCGCGCTGCTGGGCCTCCACGCCcagctctgcgagctgctgcggAAGGACGCCGGCGTCGAGGTCCCCGACGCGTTCCGCCCGGACCACTGGGTCCCGCggtgcgccgtcgccgtcgacgtgCCCCGCGGCCGCATGGCCGAGGCCTTCTGCGTGCTCCGAGAGCTCAAGCTGCTCCCCGTCTCCGGGTACGGGATGGACATCGCGCTCGTCGAGGTCGGCAACGCGGTTAGGGAGCTCGTGTCCTACCCGCTCGGCGGCAgtggtggagctggagccgaCTGA
- the LOC120678339 gene encoding uncharacterized protein LOC120678339, producing MERFAAMVSSRRAAAAPAPAAAAAPGPDEEEVKGNAEGMKLSAEDEAYLRIQLEEIVVVKNEDVTRLAAARGSSYLGGAASRSCAPGAAAVAGSAHAPAVSSAGAAAAARGALSTTVGWIVGSN from the coding sequence ATGGAGAGGTTCGCCGCCATGGTCAGCAGCCGCCGGGCCGCAGCCGCCCCCGctccggctgcggctgcggccccGGGGCccgacgaggaggaggtgaaGGGGAATGCCGAGGGGATGAAGCTGTCGGCGGAGGACGAGGCGTACCTGAGGATCCAGCTGGAGGAGATCGTCGTCGTCAAGAACGAGGACGtcacccgcctcgccgccgcgcgcggcagcagctacctcggcggcgccgcctcccgcTCGTGCGcgcccggcgcggccgcggtggcggggTCTGCGCATGCACCCGCGGTGAGCtcggctggggcggcggcggcggcccggggcgCGCTGTCGACCACCGTGGGCTGGATCGTTGGCTCCAACTAG
- the LOC120678346 gene encoding probable serine/threonine-protein kinase PBL28 codes for MEKGGFKMFNIVSSWNKRRRSRSLDQLNPWVYKPAELWQAKEQSPLPKKRSSTMVFTLKEMEEATNMFSDRNLIGKGGFGRVYRGVLKDGQIVAIKKMDLPTSKHADGEREFRVEIDILSRLDHPNLVTLIGYCADGKHRFVVYEFMPRGNLQDILNGIGEVRMDWPLRLRIALGAARALAYLHSSTAVGVPVVHRDFKSSNILLTEHFEAKISDFGLAKLMQQDQDLHTTTRVLGTFGYFDPEYALTGKLTLQSDVYAFGVVLLELLTGRRAIDLSQGPQEQNLIVGIRQAVGDRKRLRRVVDRDMARGSYTAESVSMFAGLAARCVSFDGAARPSMPDCVRELQLIMYANMKI; via the exons ATGGAAAAGGGAGGGTTCAAGATGTTCAACATAGTCTCATCCTGGAACAAGAGGAGGAGAAGCAGATCTCTTGATCAGCTAAATCCAT GGGTGTACAAGCCTGCTGAACTATGGCAGGCCAAGGAGCAGAGCCCGCTGCCGAAGAAGCGCAGCAGCACGATGGTGTTCACCCTCAAGGAGATGGAGGAGGCCACCAACATGTTCAGCGACCGGAACCTCATCGGCAAGGGCGGCTTCGGCCGGGTTTACAGAGGCGTGCTCAAGGATGGCCAG ATCGTCGCCATCAAGAAGATGGACCTGCCTACCTCCAAGCACGCCGACGGCGAGCGCGAGTTCCGGGTGGAGATCGACATCCTGAGCAGGCTAGACCACCCCAACCTGGTGACGCTGATCGGCTACTGCGCCGACGGGAAGCACCGGTTCGTGGTCTACGAGTTCATGCCCAGAGGCAACCTCCAGGACATCCTCAATG GCATTGGGGAGGTGAGGATGGACTGGCCGCTGCGGCTGCGGATTGCGctgggcgcggcgagggcgctgGCGTACCTGCACTCGAGCACGGCCGTCGGCGTCCCCGTCGTCCACCGGGACTTCAAGTCCAGCAACATTCTCCTCACCGAACACTTCGAGGCCAAG ATCTCCGACTTCGGGCTCGCCAAGCTGATGCAGCAGGACCAGGACCTGCACACGACCACCCGGGTGCTGGGCACCTTCGGCTACTTCGACCCTGAGTACGCGCTG ACGGGGAAGCTGACGCTGCAGAGCGACGTGTACGCGTTCGGCGTGGTGCTGCTGGAGCTGCTGACGGGGCGGCGCGCCATCGACCTGAGCCAGGGGCCCCAGGAGCAGAACCTCATCGTGGGGATCCGCCAGGCGGTGGGCGACCGGAAGAGGCTGCGCCGGGTGGTGGACCGGGACATGGCCAGGGGGTCCTACACGGCGGAGTCGGTGTCCATGTTCGCCGGGCTCGCCGCGCGGTGCGTCTCCTTCgacggcgccgcccggccgTCCATGCCGGACTGCGTCAGGGAGCTCCAGCTCATCATGTACGCCAACATGAAGATCTGA
- the LOC120678373 gene encoding RING-H2 finger protein ATL48-like, whose translation MEKSSGAAAGGSAPPSPPFHMEDFQLEGKKPVKNPFVPIGALVTAGVLTAGLISFRYGNSQLGQKLMRARVVAQGATVALMIGSAYYYGDQIKLFKKESSP comes from the exons ATGGAGAAGAGcagtggcgccgccgctggaggcAGCgccccgccttcgccgccgttCCACATGGAGGATTTCCAGCTGGAGGGGAAGAAGCCCGTCAAGAACCCCTTCGTCCCCATCG GTGCATTGGTGACTGCTGGAGTTCTGACTGCTGGTCTGATCAGCTTCCGATATGGGAACTCTCAACTGGGCCAAAAACTGATGAGGGCGCGTGTTGTTGCCCAAGGGGCAACAGTCGCTCTAATGATCGGCAGCGCTTACTACTATGGTGATCAAATCAAGCTGTTCAAGAAAGAATCTAGCCCTTGA